From the Candidatus Bathyarchaeota archaeon genome, one window contains:
- a CDS encoding Lrp/AsnC family transcriptional regulator: MDGKDREIIKILKENGRAGYIDIGKQIGLSEGAVRKRIKALTDTGAIRKFTVKIGVSEGAEAIALLSTNPSLPTQEVSKRIMEIPNVETLYEVTGEYDIVAVIGGMNVVEVNECIEKIRRVEGITKTNTMIVLRNC, from the coding sequence ATGGACGGCAAAGACAGAGAAATAATCAAAATCCTCAAAGAAAACGGAAGAGCAGGCTACATAGACATAGGCAAACAAATCGGGCTCTCCGAAGGAGCCGTAAGAAAAAGAATCAAAGCATTAACAGACACAGGCGCCATACGTAAATTCACCGTCAAAATCGGCGTATCAGAAGGCGCAGAAGCCATAGCACTTCTTTCTACGAATCCGTCGTTGCCTACCCAAGAGGTCTCCAAACGGATAATGGAAATACCCAACGTGGAAACCCTCTACGAAGTCACAGGCGAATATGACATCGTGGCGGTTATAGGCGGCATGAACGTGGTGGAAGTTAACGAGTGTATAGAGAAAATTCGCCGAGTAGAAGGCATAACAAAAACTAACACCATGATTGTCCTGCGCAACTGCTAA
- a CDS encoding lysine biosynthesis protein LysW encodes MNKESLDMQEVKAMKAKCPDCDADLDVPSDAAAGEIVSCPGCGLELEVKQVNGDCVDLQELTLEGEDWGE; translated from the coding sequence ATGAATAAAGAAAGTTTGGATATGCAAGAGGTGAAGGCGATGAAAGCTAAATGCCCTGATTGTGATGCTGACTTAGACGTTCCCAGCGACGCCGCCGCAGGAGAAATCGTAAGCTGCCCTGGATGCGGACTTGAGCTTGAAGTGAAACAGGTAAACGGCGACTGCGTTGACCTTCAAGAATTGACCCTTGAAGGCGAAGACTGGGGCGAATAA
- the rpiA gene encoding ribose 5-phosphate isomerase A — protein MKANLNPIEAAKKEAAVAAIQHVEDNFVVGLGSGSTAAYAIEALGERIKQENLHVLGIPSSYQAFQLAVQNKISLTTLEEHPEVDVNIDGADQIDPNLELIKGMGAALVREKIVATAAKVNIIIADDKKIVKVLGENNQAVPTEVVPFAIGLVQHKLLEMGVKPVLREVKGKLGPVISDNGNAVMDVNFGAIDDPAKLAQKLKMIPGIVETGLFVGTTDLVYVGTQSQTQKLQRKQ, from the coding sequence TTGAAAGCTAATTTGAATCCGATTGAAGCAGCTAAAAAAGAAGCCGCCGTAGCCGCGATACAGCATGTTGAGGATAATTTTGTGGTGGGTTTGGGCAGTGGAAGCACCGCTGCTTACGCGATTGAAGCTTTGGGCGAAAGAATCAAACAGGAAAACCTGCATGTTCTGGGCATACCCTCAAGCTACCAAGCATTCCAACTCGCCGTACAAAACAAAATCAGCCTAACCACCCTCGAAGAACACCCAGAAGTAGACGTAAACATTGACGGCGCCGACCAAATAGACCCCAACCTTGAACTCATCAAAGGCATGGGAGCCGCCTTAGTACGTGAAAAAATCGTAGCCACCGCAGCCAAAGTAAACATTATCATAGCTGACGACAAAAAAATCGTCAAAGTTTTAGGCGAAAACAACCAAGCGGTACCCACAGAAGTCGTGCCATTTGCCATCGGGCTGGTGCAGCACAAACTTTTGGAGATGGGCGTAAAACCTGTACTGCGTGAAGTAAAGGGCAAACTTGGACCCGTAATTTCAGACAACGGCAACGCGGTTATGGATGTAAACTTTGGAGCCATAGACGACCCCGCAAAGCTTGCACAGAAACTAAAGATGATACCAGGAATAGTTGAAACAGGACTGTTCGTAGGAACAACTGACCTTGTCTACGTGGGAACCCAAAGCCAAACACAAAAGCTGCAAAGAAAACAATAA